The following are from one region of the Bacteroidota bacterium genome:
- a CDS encoding glycosyl transferase family 2: MSLIISQTAPDTGIIVQARMGSTRLPGKVLLPFYDGHSILQLLLHRLKANSANVPVWLATSALEADDAVAALAAEEGVNCFRGHETDVLQRFTEAAEKAGFSRIIRVCADNPFLDAGLLDELITASFISSADYLSYSLAGNLPAIRAHWGIFSEYVTLDALKRAAAATDDPFYHEHVTNFIYGNPDKFNVQWIHAPAGVYENLSVRLTIDTPEDFAALQQFYFDLAGNSKPITFKKILTELQQRPDLREEMQRQIERFQK, from the coding sequence ATGAGTTTAATTATTTCCCAAACCGCCCCCGATACCGGAATAATTGTGCAGGCCCGGATGGGTTCTACAAGATTGCCAGGCAAAGTGCTTTTGCCGTTTTACGATGGACACAGCATTTTGCAATTACTGTTGCACCGCCTGAAAGCCAATTCGGCCAATGTGCCTGTTTGGCTCGCTACATCGGCACTTGAAGCGGATGATGCCGTGGCTGCGCTGGCGGCAGAGGAAGGTGTTAACTGCTTTCGCGGACATGAAACGGATGTATTGCAGCGTTTTACAGAGGCCGCGGAAAAGGCTGGCTTCAGCCGAATCATTCGCGTATGCGCAGATAATCCTTTTCTCGATGCCGGTTTACTCGATGAACTGATTACTGCTTCTTTCATTTCATCGGCCGATTACCTCAGTTATTCGCTTGCAGGCAATTTACCCGCCATACGCGCACACTGGGGTATTTTTTCCGAATATGTCACGCTGGATGCATTAAAACGCGCCGCTGCAGCTACTGACGATCCGTTTTACCACGAACACGTAACCAACTTCATCTACGGAAATCCCGATAAGTTTAACGTGCAGTGGATTCACGCACCAGCAGGTGTTTACGAAAACCTTTCGGTACGTTTAACCATTGATACCCCCGAAGATTTTGCCGCCCTGCAACAATTTTACTTTGATTTGGCAGGCAATTCAAAACCCATTACTTTTAAGAAAATCCTGACCGAATTGCAACAACGGCCTGATTTGCGGGAAGAAATGCAACGGCAGATTGAACGCTTCCAGAAATGA
- a CDS encoding CotH kinase family protein, with protein MRKLILLFILVISSSFLHAQLSINEYSCANTNSQADNFGEFHDWFEIYNAGTAAVNLTGYYITDNDNNLTKWQIPSGSVPAGSVTRIICSGRGIVFSGWIHAGFKLTQCKPEEIVLSDASGTMLDSVKLRRHQNGHSWGRTTNGASSWSIFTSPTFGTSNNTATPFQPYATTPVFSQQPGFYNGSISLTITSPDPNVTIHYTTNGAEPTTTSPVYSAAINIATTQVVRARAFSSTTGIPASFIETNTYFINSPHTVAVLSICGEYLPDLMVQGNWSDEPVTALEYFDKTGVMRTEVTGNSNKHGNDSWAYDQRGIDFVSRDQFGYNDALDWKLFRRKDRDEFQKIIIKAAANDNYPFENGGAHIRDAYCHNLSQQAGLAMDERTWEPCVLYMNGQYWGVYEIREKVDDHDFTDYYYDQPEDKLQFLKTWGGTWSEYGGPQAQTDWNSFVTFVTTNNMTVQANFDYVDSVYNWKSLIDYMILNSVVVSADWLNWNTAWWRGLDPNGDKKKWRYTLWDNDATFGHYINYTGIPDVSANADPCNPESLSDPGGQGHIPILNALLQNETFKQYYINRYVDLMNTTFSCDSLIALLDTMVAEIAPEMPRQIQKWGGSMAGWQANVTALRNFIQTRCTALVQGMMDCYDLTGPYEIIVEVQPPGAGTVQLNSLSLDAFPWTGSYFGGIPIILQTEPTSPLYIFDYWEMVNIPSPNAQNDSISTDLTQADHIIAHYKTVEIIENVFVANAFSPNGDGNNEMVYVHGLAGVLEAEWVVFNRWGQPVFQTTDLAQGWNGTQNGQQCPSGVYAYMLKVTFADGKTSVKSGNITLMR; from the coding sequence ATGCGTAAGCTCATTTTACTATTCATCCTGGTAATTTCCAGCAGTTTTCTGCACGCTCAGTTATCTATCAACGAGTATTCATGTGCCAACACAAACAGCCAGGCCGATAATTTCGGCGAGTTTCACGACTGGTTTGAAATTTACAATGCAGGTACAGCTGCTGTAAACCTTACCGGCTATTACATTACGGATAACGATAACAACCTCACCAAGTGGCAGATTCCTTCGGGCAGTGTTCCGGCAGGCAGCGTTACGCGCATAATCTGTTCGGGCCGTGGAATTGTCTTCAGCGGCTGGATACATGCCGGCTTTAAACTCACCCAATGCAAGCCCGAAGAAATTGTATTGTCAGACGCATCGGGCACCATGCTTGACTCTGTAAAACTTCGCCGCCACCAGAATGGTCATTCGTGGGGGCGCACCACCAACGGAGCTTCCAGCTGGAGCATTTTCACCAGCCCTACTTTTGGCACCAGCAACAACACCGCCACGCCCTTTCAGCCTTATGCCACCACGCCGGTATTCAGCCAGCAGCCGGGTTTTTACAACGGCAGCATTAGTCTCACCATCACCTCACCCGATCCGAATGTAACCATTCATTACACCACCAACGGAGCCGAACCCACCACCACATCGCCGGTGTACAGTGCCGCAATAAATATTGCCACCACACAAGTAGTGCGGGCAAGAGCATTCAGCAGCACAACAGGCATTCCCGCCAGCTTTATCGAAACCAATACTTACTTCATCAATAGTCCGCATACAGTGGCTGTACTTTCTATTTGCGGCGAATACCTGCCTGATCTGATGGTGCAGGGAAACTGGAGCGACGAACCCGTTACCGCGCTCGAATACTTTGACAAAACCGGTGTAATGCGTACTGAAGTAACCGGCAACTCAAATAAACACGGAAACGACTCATGGGCCTACGACCAGCGCGGTATTGACTTTGTATCGCGCGATCAGTTCGGGTATAATGATGCGCTCGACTGGAAGTTGTTTCGCCGCAAAGACCGTGATGAGTTTCAGAAAATCATTATCAAAGCGGCAGCAAACGACAACTATCCCTTCGAAAACGGCGGCGCGCATATACGTGATGCCTACTGCCATAATCTTTCGCAGCAGGCCGGACTTGCTATGGACGAACGCACCTGGGAACCTTGTGTGCTGTATATGAACGGGCAATACTGGGGCGTGTATGAAATTCGTGAAAAAGTTGATGATCATGATTTTACGGATTACTACTACGATCAGCCTGAGGATAAACTTCAGTTTTTGAAAACATGGGGCGGAACATGGTCGGAATACGGCGGACCGCAGGCACAAACAGACTGGAACAGCTTTGTGACTTTTGTGACCACCAACAACATGACTGTGCAGGCTAACTTCGATTATGTGGACAGCGTGTACAACTGGAAAAGCCTGATCGACTACATGATTCTTAATTCTGTTGTAGTATCGGCCGACTGGCTCAACTGGAATACAGCCTGGTGGCGGGGTCTGGATCCGAACGGTGATAAGAAAAAATGGCGTTACACGCTTTGGGATAACGATGCTACATTTGGTCATTACATCAATTACACGGGTATTCCCGATGTATCGGCAAACGCTGATCCCTGTAATCCTGAAAGCCTGTCTGATCCCGGCGGACAAGGCCATATTCCCATACTTAATGCGCTCTTGCAGAACGAAACGTTTAAGCAGTATTACATAAACCGTTATGTGGATTTAATGAATACCACGTTCAGCTGCGATTCGCTTATTGCGTTGCTTGATACAATGGTAGCCGAAATAGCCCCCGAAATGCCGCGGCAGATTCAGAAATGGGGGGGGAGTATGGCTGGCTGGCAGGCCAACGTAACTGCACTTCGTAATTTTATTCAAACCCGCTGTACAGCACTGGTTCAGGGTATGATGGATTGCTACGACCTCACCGGTCCCTATGAAATAATCGTAGAAGTGCAGCCGCCGGGGGCAGGTACGGTTCAGCTTAACTCGCTTTCGCTTGATGCATTTCCGTGGACAGGCAGTTACTTTGGCGGAATACCCATAATTCTGCAAACCGAGCCTACATCGCCGCTTTACATTTTCGATTACTGGGAAATGGTCAATATTCCATCTCCCAATGCCCAGAATGATAGTATAAGTACCGATCTCACGCAGGCCGACCACATTATTGCACACTACAAAACAGTAGAAATTATAGAAAATGTATTTGTAGCCAATGCATTCTCGCCCAACGGCGATGGCAACAACGAAATGGTGTATGTGCATGGTCTGGCCGGTGTACTGGAAGCTGAGTGGGTGGTATTTAACCGCTGGGGCCAGCCGGTGTTTCAGACAACTGATCTCGCGCAGGGCTGGAACGGTACGCAAAACGGTCAGCAATGTCCGTCGGGCGTTTATGCCTATATGCTCAAAGTAACCTTTGCCGATGGAAAAACCTCGGTGAAATCGGGCAATATTACACTGATGCGATAA
- a CDS encoding glycosyltransferase — translation MKIVYLYSYNASLIGVMNKIKDVIHHLNNSGTEVIPLVICAQVPNPQDLPPGAVPLQITYVEPAWMGKGPFQLISFFRRSKHVGRLLDRELTRLNPDMVLMRYKTMNPAMGGLLRKFNFVFEHNTKEIEELEVYYHGILKSGWNKGALLWTEKYLAPRLLSKTAGIIGVTDEITQYELNRMNSQVPAITSGNGIDTSRIPFVTGPVFTGGTLHLLMLSSVSVDWQGTDKLIRSVSEHDNVKLWLVGSFSEEIKKLASTRGDKIVFTGPLTGAELDRVFQNIHLAIASLAIERKGLKEASALKVREYAARGVPVITAFPDPDLPKERMPEGYGWLQVDLKSGLIDLAQLREFALTATTTENRTKFRKYAEAYMDYAAKMKRLVVFFDKLVNSRKPLQ, via the coding sequence ATGAAAATAGTTTATCTGTATTCATATAATGCATCGCTCATCGGTGTAATGAATAAAATTAAAGACGTTATTCATCACCTCAACAATTCAGGCACAGAGGTTATTCCGCTTGTCATTTGCGCGCAGGTTCCCAACCCTCAGGATCTTCCGCCCGGCGCTGTTCCGCTTCAGATTACGTATGTTGAACCGGCATGGATGGGCAAGGGGCCGTTTCAGCTCATTTCGTTTTTCAGAAGAAGTAAACATGTGGGTCGTTTGCTCGACCGCGAACTTACCCGCCTCAACCCCGACATGGTGTTGATGCGGTATAAGACAATGAATCCCGCAATGGGCGGTTTACTTCGTAAATTCAACTTTGTATTTGAGCACAATACGAAGGAAATTGAAGAACTGGAGGTTTATTACCACGGAATACTAAAAAGCGGTTGGAACAAAGGGGCTTTGCTCTGGACAGAGAAGTATCTGGCTCCACGTTTGTTAAGCAAAACTGCCGGAATTATCGGGGTAACCGACGAAATAACACAATATGAGCTGAACCGGATGAACAGCCAAGTGCCGGCTATTACCTCCGGAAATGGCATCGACACGTCTCGTATTCCCTTTGTGACCGGACCCGTATTTACCGGCGGAACGCTTCATTTGCTCATGCTCTCGTCGGTTTCGGTTGACTGGCAGGGCACGGATAAGCTTATCCGGTCGGTAAGCGAGCATGATAATGTGAAACTCTGGCTGGTAGGCAGTTTTAGTGAGGAGATAAAAAAACTGGCTTCAACCCGTGGCGATAAGATTGTATTTACCGGCCCGCTTACCGGTGCTGAGCTTGACAGGGTTTTTCAAAATATTCATCTGGCTATAGCCAGTCTGGCCATTGAACGCAAGGGCCTTAAAGAAGCATCTGCATTGAAAGTGCGTGAATATGCGGCCAGAGGCGTACCCGTAATTACAGCTTTCCCCGATCCTGATTTGCCCAAAGAACGTATGCCGGAAGGTTATGGCTGGTTGCAAGTGGACCTGAAAAGCGGTTTAATTGATCTTGCCCAGCTCCGCGAATTTGCCCTAACGGCAACGACAACCGAAAACAGAACGAAATTCAGGAAGTATGCGGAGGCATATATGGATTACGCCGCCAAAATGAAACGACTGGTGGTGTTTTTTGATAAACTGGTTAATTCGCGTAAACCGCTGCAATGA
- a CDS encoding glycosyltransferase — MKTLYLFTDKFPFDEGEQYLENEMQFLAARFDRVVILPQARASYQRPVPPNAEVHFLPPDVKYSKWLLLKNLPLLLSVLLTEWKHGRRELRRFTHLKGAVQQFYNALCHAQAFVSFLQKQPQSRNYFYSYWFFQWSTMLAVLNAQGKINTFVSRAHLGDLYPVFATRPNYLKAFRLSRMAKLHPCSEHGARYLRETYPGFAAKVETAYLGVPHKADNPMYDGAAFTVVSCSAVDSRKRVELIADSLALLPFPVRWVHFGHGVDFEKLKTHCATLPPHITAELRGFVPNAQVLEFYRTSPVHAFINLSRYEGLPVSMMEAAAAGIPLIGTHIFGVPEIVDETTGFLLPETPLPEQVAACVEKIYSEGAASLRVGAGAMHRKRFLDEINYGKGALLNESAEW; from the coding sequence ATGAAGACGCTGTATCTGTTTACCGATAAATTTCCCTTCGATGAGGGCGAGCAGTATCTCGAAAACGAGATGCAGTTTCTTGCTGCCCGCTTTGATCGCGTTGTGATATTGCCGCAGGCCCGCGCCAGCTACCAGCGACCGGTTCCGCCCAATGCAGAAGTTCATTTTTTGCCGCCTGATGTAAAATACAGCAAGTGGCTGTTGCTGAAAAATTTGCCGCTGCTGCTTAGCGTGTTGCTTACCGAGTGGAAGCACGGCCGCCGCGAACTGCGCCGCTTTACACACCTGAAAGGGGCGGTGCAGCAGTTTTACAATGCCTTGTGCCATGCGCAGGCCTTTGTCTCTTTTCTGCAAAAACAGCCGCAAAGCCGCAATTACTTTTATTCCTACTGGTTTTTTCAGTGGAGTACCATGCTTGCGGTGTTGAACGCGCAGGGCAAAATAAACACCTTCGTGAGCCGTGCACACCTCGGCGATCTGTATCCGGTGTTTGCCACGCGGCCTAATTACCTCAAGGCTTTCAGGCTTAGCCGCATGGCTAAGCTGCATCCGTGTTCGGAGCACGGCGCGCGCTATCTGCGCGAAACCTACCCCGGCTTTGCGGCAAAAGTTGAAACTGCATACCTCGGTGTACCGCACAAGGCTGATAATCCGATGTATGATGGTGCCGCATTTACGGTGGTTTCCTGCTCGGCGGTTGACAGCCGCAAGCGTGTTGAGCTGATTGCAGATTCGTTGGCGCTGCTGCCATTTCCGGTACGCTGGGTGCATTTCGGGCACGGTGTTGATTTCGAAAAGCTGAAGACGCATTGCGCCACGCTTCCGCCGCACATTACAGCCGAACTTCGTGGCTTTGTGCCCAATGCGCAGGTGCTTGAGTTTTATCGCACTTCGCCGGTGCATGCTTTCATTAACCTGAGCCGTTACGAGGGTTTGCCTGTTTCCATGATGGAAGCGGCAGCGGCGGGCATTCCGCTCATTGGCACACACATATTCGGTGTGCCCGAAATAGTGGATGAAACCACCGGTTTTCTTTTACCCGAAACCCCTTTGCCGGAACAGGTTGCCGCTTGCGTGGAGAAGATTTACAGCGAGGGCGCTGCTTCGCTGCGCGTCGGGGCGGGGGCAATGCACAGGAAGCGGTTTCTCGATGAAATCAATTATGGCAAAGGGGCCCTGCTTAATGAATCAGCAGAATGGTAA
- a CDS encoding PorP/SprF family type IX secretion system membrane protein produces the protein MKRVLIFTGLLGFAVSSTAQDIHFSQMAELPMHLNPAATGMFDGVYRFTTNYKSQWAQMGSPYRTMAAAFDMPLRPALNRAYLGLGMFVFRDQAGDSKFGTFQGSISGSAILPMSPKQKISAGLQLGLGQRSATITGLQWESQYINGNFDPNAPNNEANLLTSFLYPDISAGVVYQYRSVAGSLVGKDVTELQVGASVFHANQPNMRYHSGGAAKLPMRIVGHAQLRYDFPDTRWSLRPSACYMQQGSAHEIIFGSMIRYRIQNGTKITNFYTESGIGAGLHYRVGDALIPQFYYDLGDFFLGFSYDFNLSKYTAVTRGMGGFEITVRYANLNGALYKNRK, from the coding sequence ATGAAAAGAGTATTGATTTTTACAGGATTATTGGGTTTTGCTGTCAGCAGTACTGCGCAGGATATTCATTTTTCGCAAATGGCAGAATTGCCCATGCACCTCAACCCGGCAGCCACAGGCATGTTCGACGGGGTATATCGGTTTACTACCAATTACAAATCGCAGTGGGCGCAAATGGGTAGTCCCTACCGTACAATGGCTGCTGCATTTGATATGCCGCTGCGTCCGGCCCTGAACCGGGCATATCTCGGTTTAGGCATGTTTGTTTTTCGCGATCAGGCCGGCGATTCGAAGTTTGGTACGTTTCAGGGAAGTATTTCGGGCAGTGCCATTCTGCCGATGAGCCCGAAGCAAAAAATTTCGGCCGGTTTGCAGCTCGGACTTGGTCAGCGTTCGGCCACCATTACCGGTTTGCAGTGGGAAAGCCAGTATATCAATGGCAATTTTGATCCCAATGCCCCAAACAACGAAGCCAATTTGCTTACCTCGTTTTTGTACCCTGATATTTCTGCCGGAGTGGTTTATCAGTACCGCAGTGTGGCGGGCAGTCTGGTAGGAAAAGATGTAACCGAACTGCAGGTGGGCGCTTCAGTATTTCATGCCAACCAGCCCAACATGCGTTATCATAGTGGCGGTGCTGCCAAACTGCCTATGCGCATTGTAGGCCATGCCCAGCTTCGTTATGATTTTCCGGATACGCGTTGGTCATTACGCCCTTCGGCCTGTTACATGCAGCAGGGCAGTGCGCACGAAATTATTTTCGGCTCCATGATTCGATACCGCATTCAAAACGGCACAAAAATCACCAATTTCTATACCGAATCAGGCATTGGCGCAGGGCTGCATTATCGTGTGGGAGATGCGCTTATCCCGCAGTTTTATTACGATCTCGGCGATTTTTTCCTCGGCTTTTCCTATGATTTCAACCTTTCGAAATATACAGCCGTAACACGGGGTATGGGTGGTTTTGAGATTACTGTTCGTTATGCCAACCTGAATGGGGCTTTGTATAAGAACCGGAAGTAG
- a CDS encoding N-acetylneuraminate synthase family protein: MNTPDGIYVIGEIGQNHNGSVDIAKLIIDAAARPIREELFNREYKSMNAVKLTKRDLNEELSRSQMDRVYDSPHSFGRTYGEHRAKLELNDEQHFELYQYAKSYGLDFVETLCAVGCLSMLKLFTPDSLKVASRDLTNLPLLEAMAETKIPIILSTGMAGKAQLDDALNVISRHHNNISILHCVSQYPTDPRSVNLLTITWLQKNYPQYTIGYSDHTIGISVPVAACAMGAKIIEKHITLDRRMKGTDQAGSLGPDGMVRMMRDLRALEESFGKEEIFIEPSVETARVKLERSIATKRAMKAGEVITENDLHMLSPGDGFKWADRAQVIGKKLTADVPADEIIYAPHLA; the protein is encoded by the coding sequence ATGAACACACCTGACGGAATTTATGTAATTGGCGAAATAGGCCAGAACCACAACGGTTCGGTAGATATTGCCAAACTGATTATCGACGCCGCCGCGAGGCCGATTCGTGAAGAACTTTTTAATCGCGAATACAAATCGATGAATGCGGTAAAACTCACCAAGCGCGATCTGAACGAAGAACTCTCGCGCTCTCAGATGGATCGTGTGTACGACAGTCCGCATTCTTTCGGTCGTACCTATGGCGAACACCGCGCCAAACTTGAGCTCAACGACGAGCAGCATTTTGAGTTGTATCAGTACGCCAAAAGCTACGGACTTGATTTTGTAGAAACACTTTGTGCGGTGGGCTGTTTGTCGATGCTTAAACTGTTTACCCCTGATTCGCTGAAAGTAGCCAGCCGCGATTTAACCAATTTGCCGCTGCTGGAAGCAATGGCCGAAACAAAAATTCCGATTATCCTTTCTACCGGTATGGCCGGCAAGGCGCAGCTTGACGATGCGCTGAACGTGATTTCACGCCATCACAACAACATCTCTATTTTACATTGTGTATCGCAGTATCCGACTGATCCGCGCAGTGTAAACCTGCTTACCATTACCTGGCTGCAAAAGAATTATCCGCAATACACCATCGGCTATTCCGATCACACCATCGGTATTTCAGTGCCTGTAGCGGCTTGTGCAATGGGTGCAAAAATTATTGAGAAACACATTACACTTGATCGCCGCATGAAAGGCACAGATCAGGCCGGTTCGCTCGGGCCGGATGGTATGGTGCGTATGATGCGCGATTTGCGTGCGCTTGAAGAATCGTTCGGGAAAGAAGAAATATTCATCGAACCTTCGGTAGAAACCGCACGTGTAAAACTCGAACGCTCCATTGCTACCAAACGCGCCATGAAAGCAGGCGAAGTAATTACTGAAAACGACCTGCACATGCTTTCGCCCGGCGACGGCTTCAAGTGGGCCGACCGCGCACAGGTAATTGGCAAAAAACTTACGGCCGATGTACCGGCTGATGAAATCATTTACGCACCACATCTCGCATGA
- a CDS encoding crotonobetainyl-CoA--carnitine CoA-transferase, translating to MSIETKTIASGNEQDLRARFGELYRNSPIPANEQLANVGLFVKRQELTKTLFMNELYQKFLHVHGVMMEFGVRWGQNLVTLSNLRGIYEPYNYSRKLIGFDTFEGFPSVHEQDGNHEVIKKGAFSVTENYEEYLQEVLNYHEKECPLNHIRKNSLVKGDAVVQLEKYLTAHPETIVAFAYFDFDIYEPTRRCLELLAPHLTKGSVIGFDELCDPHFPGETQALKDVLGLQNIRLQRFSYTGIQSYMIVE from the coding sequence ATGAGCATAGAAACCAAAACAATCGCATCGGGCAACGAACAGGATCTTCGCGCACGATTTGGCGAACTTTACCGCAATTCGCCCATTCCTGCCAACGAACAACTTGCTAATGTGGGTCTGTTTGTAAAGCGTCAGGAACTTACCAAAACGCTTTTCATGAACGAACTCTACCAGAAGTTTCTTCATGTACATGGCGTAATGATGGAGTTTGGTGTGCGCTGGGGACAAAACCTGGTTACGCTCAGCAACCTTCGTGGTATTTATGAGCCGTACAACTACAGCCGAAAACTCATTGGTTTTGATACGTTCGAAGGCTTTCCGTCGGTACATGAACAGGACGGAAACCACGAAGTGATTAAGAAAGGAGCCTTTTCGGTAACTGAGAATTACGAAGAATATCTTCAGGAAGTGCTCAACTATCATGAAAAGGAATGTCCGCTTAACCATATCCGTAAAAATTCACTTGTGAAAGGTGATGCGGTGGTTCAGCTGGAGAAATACCTTACCGCACATCCCGAAACAATAGTAGCATTTGCATACTTTGATTTCGATATCTATGAACCCACACGCCGTTGTCTCGAACTGCTTGCACCGCACCTTACCAAAGGTTCTGTTATTGGTTTCGATGAATTGTGCGACCCGCATTTCCCCGGCGAGACACAGGCACTGAAAGATGTGCTTGGCTTGCAAAACATACGCCTGCAGCGTTTCAGCTACACCGGTATTCAGTCATACATGATTGTAGAATGA
- a CDS encoding transglycosylase SLT domain-containing protein: MNFILKTGVLALLLGAISTGLAAQQSRPNTADIVTAIPGLRDTTWRQYIQTADIRSMGLDTLARVHFWRKVMRLSPDSGVLSYAVTRDIYFACSAEYWNKLGDEGQLKFRDSIRQSNNLPDSAQLLFTRGKGDFYDAAGVVPQIDRAIPIFLAQEVDPFYAKAILLIESPGKLQKSNVGAFGAFQLMKGVAVKMGLKVNKYVDERKDFDKSAWAAAKLIRTVCIPYTNAMLEKRGISYCGEELWYKLLVLHVYHAGAGNVDKVLSAINPCEGNMELIMTMWKTKAGSFGNASQNYSQLAIAALLELDEVILADARRQAAVIPR, from the coding sequence ATGAATTTTATACTGAAAACAGGTGTACTTGCGCTTTTGCTGGGAGCCATTAGCACAGGGTTAGCAGCACAGCAAAGCCGCCCCAACACGGCAGATATTGTAACTGCAATTCCCGGGTTGCGTGATACCACATGGCGGCAATATATTCAAACTGCCGATATACGCAGCATGGGGCTGGATACACTTGCACGTGTGCATTTCTGGCGGAAAGTAATGCGTCTTTCGCCAGACAGCGGTGTGCTCAGTTATGCCGTAACGCGTGATATTTATTTTGCCTGTTCAGCCGAATACTGGAATAAACTGGGCGATGAAGGCCAGCTGAAATTCCGCGACAGTATCCGCCAAAGCAACAATTTGCCTGATTCAGCACAACTCCTCTTTACACGGGGTAAAGGCGATTTTTACGATGCTGCCGGCGTAGTGCCGCAAATTGACAGGGCCATCCCCATTTTTCTGGCGCAGGAGGTTGATCCTTTCTACGCGAAAGCCATTCTGCTTATCGAAAGCCCAGGCAAACTGCAAAAGTCAAATGTGGGCGCATTCGGTGCTTTTCAGCTCATGAAGGGTGTGGCTGTAAAAATGGGGCTGAAAGTAAATAAGTATGTCGATGAGCGTAAGGATTTCGATAAATCGGCCTGGGCCGCAGCTAAGCTTATCCGCACAGTGTGTATTCCATACACCAATGCCATGCTCGAAAAACGAGGCATCAGCTATTGTGGCGAAGAGCTCTGGTATAAATTGCTGGTGTTGCATGTATATCATGCCGGTGCCGGAAACGTTGACAAAGTGCTCTCGGCAATCAATCCCTGCGAAGGAAATATGGAGCTGATTATGACCATGTGGAAAACAAAGGCGGGAAGTTTTGGAAATGCGTCGCAGAATTATTCGCAGCTGGCCATAGCCGCGCTTCTCGAACTCGACGAAGTAATTCTGGCCGATGCACGCAGGCAAGCTGCTGTTATTCCCCGATAA